ACCGCGCCTGCCAGTCCCGCTCGGCCGTCCCACCGTCGGTGGCGGCCCAGGCGACACACATCCCGGCCGACCACTCGACCTCGGAGCCGACCCCGGCGATCCGGTGGGCCGCGTCGCGGGCACCGCCCACCTCGAGGTACTCGTCGAACCCGTCGAGTTCCGCCAGGAGGTCCCGGGTGAACGCGACGTTGCCGCCGTTGAAGTAGGTGACCTGCTGGTCGCGGATCCGCCTAGACTCGATCGTATCGGTCGCGACGCCGGCGTCGAGTCGTTCGTGTGTCGGGCCGGTTGCGGCGCCGGCTCCCGAAAGCGCCCCCCGAACCGCGTCGAGCCACCCCGGTTCGACCGCCATCGTCGGCGCGAGGAACCCGATGGCGTCGCCTCGGGACCGGTCTATTCCGGCGTTTCTGGCGACGTTGATGTTTCGCTCGTCGATTTCGACCAAGACGTCGACGTCGGGCCGATCGCGCACCATCCCGCTCGTGCCGTCGGTAGAGGGCCCGTTGACCACG
The genomic region above belongs to Natronomonas moolapensis 8.8.11 and contains:
- a CDS encoding glycosyltransferase family 2 protein encodes the protein MDVSVVVSTLNDRDQLRGCLESLAGEEPHEVVVVNGPSTDGTSGMVRDRPDVDVLVEIDERNINVARNAGIDRSRGDAIGFLAPTMAVEPGWLDAVRGALSGAGAATGPTHERLDAGVATDTIESRRIRDQQVTYFNGGNVAFTRDLLAELDGFDEYLEVGGARDAAHRIAGVGSEVEWSAGMCVAWAATDGGTAERDWQARYRSLAYRLAKNYGLHPTVPFRTLRHAATDAGRAFRDVLRGESKPTSWLGNGRDVVLGGGRGYADGLRARYADRSPSRNPRGLSARADRAVAVHDRR